From one Candidatus Rokuibacteriota bacterium genomic stretch:
- the glpK gene encoding glycerol kinase GlpK yields the protein MTARRYVLALDQGTTGSTALVVDAEGQVRGRGYAELPQYFPEPGWVEHDPEEIWATTEAAGRQALSAAGITGAEVAAIGITNQRETTILWDRRSGRPVHRAIVWQCRRTAPLCERLRADGLEPMVRERTGLVLDAYFSGTKIRWLLDRVPDARQAAERGQLAFGTVDSWLIWKLSGHRVHATDPSNASRTLCFDIHRLAWDPELAAPLGLPPSIFPEVRPSAGPAGETTNLGWLPAGIPLAGIAGDQQAALFGQTCFEPGMAKNTYGTGCFALLNTGTVPVPSTRGLLTTVAWQLDGETTYALEGSVFIAGAALQWLRDGLAVISQAAESQKLAESVEDTGGVYFVPAFVGLGAPYWDMYARGTIVGLTRGTGRAHLVRAALEAIAYQSRDVLDTMAGEFGVPLTSLRVDGGAAANDFLCQFQADILGVEVLRPAITETTGLGAAYLAGLGVGFWPSAAALAKLWRLDRRFESRMNDARRHAVWDGWRRAVERARGWAQAG from the coding sequence ATGACGGCGCGGCGCTACGTGCTGGCGCTGGATCAGGGGACGACGGGCTCCACCGCCCTGGTGGTGGACGCTGAAGGGCAGGTGAGGGGCCGGGGCTATGCGGAGCTTCCCCAGTACTTCCCCGAGCCCGGCTGGGTGGAGCACGATCCCGAGGAGATCTGGGCGACCACCGAGGCTGCCGGCCGCCAGGCGCTGAGCGCTGCGGGCATCACGGGCGCGGAGGTGGCGGCCATCGGGATCACGAACCAGCGGGAGACGACGATCCTCTGGGACCGCCGGAGCGGCCGTCCGGTCCATCGGGCGATTGTCTGGCAGTGCCGGCGTACCGCCCCCCTCTGCGAGCGGCTCCGGGCCGACGGCCTCGAGCCCATGGTCCGCGAGCGAACGGGGCTGGTTCTCGATGCGTACTTCTCAGGGACGAAGATCCGCTGGCTCCTCGACCGCGTGCCCGATGCCCGTCAAGCTGCGGAGCGGGGCCAGCTCGCCTTCGGGACGGTGGACAGCTGGCTCATCTGGAAGCTCTCCGGACACCGCGTTCACGCCACCGACCCGTCAAACGCCTCCCGGACGCTCTGCTTCGACATCCACCGGCTCGCGTGGGATCCGGAGCTGGCGGCGCCGCTCGGCCTGCCGCCCTCGATTTTTCCAGAAGTCAGGCCGTCCGCCGGTCCGGCGGGGGAGACCACGAACCTCGGGTGGCTGCCCGCCGGGATCCCGCTGGCGGGGATCGCCGGCGACCAGCAGGCCGCGCTCTTCGGCCAGACCTGTTTCGAGCCGGGGATGGCCAAGAACACGTACGGCACCGGCTGCTTTGCCCTTCTGAACACCGGCACGGTCCCCGTGCCCTCCACCCGTGGCCTCCTCACCACCGTGGCCTGGCAGCTCGACGGGGAGACGACTTACGCGCTTGAAGGCTCGGTGTTCATCGCGGGCGCCGCGCTTCAATGGCTCAGGGACGGGCTCGCGGTCATCTCTCAGGCGGCGGAGAGCCAGAAGCTGGCCGAGTCGGTGGAGGACACGGGCGGCGTCTACTTTGTGCCGGCGTTCGTAGGGCTCGGCGCGCCGTACTGGGATATGTACGCGCGGGGGACGATCGTGGGGCTGACCCGCGGGACCGGTAGGGCCCATCTGGTCCGCGCGGCCCTGGAGGCGATCGCCTATCAGAGCCGGGACGTCCTCGACACCATGGCCGGAGAGTTCGGGGTGCCGCTCACCTCGCTCCGCGTGGATGGCGGGGCCGCGGCCAACGACTTCCTGTGCCAGTTCCAGGCTGACATCCTGGGCGTGGAGGTACTCCGCCCCGCCATCACCGAGACGACAGGGCTCGGAGCAGCCTATCTCGCCGGGCTCGGTGTGGGCTTCTGGCCATCGGCAGCGGCCCTGGCGAAGCTCTGGCGTCTCGATCGCCGCTTTGAGTCGAGGATGAACGATGCGCGCCGCCACGCCGTCTGGGACGGCTGGCGGAGAGCCGTGGAGCGGGCCCGGGGCTGGGCCCAAGCTGGCTGA